A single Endozoicomonas sp. NE40 DNA region contains:
- a CDS encoding glutamate-5-semialdehyde dehydrogenase codes for MTEQVTEYMHGLGRKAREASADMAKAETSDKNKALLAIADELKAAREALRKANAIDLENGRNRGLDSALLDRLELTDARIDTMVENLEQVAALPDPVGTIDDMKYVPSGIQIGQMRVPLGVIGIIYESRPNVTIEAASLCLKSGNAVILRGGSESIASNQSIAACVQKGLVKAGLPEAAVQVVETTDRAAVGTLISMPEYVDVIVPRGGKGLIERISKDARVPVIKHLDGICHVYIDDKADVSKAVNIAINAKTHRYGVCNAMETLLVNQAVAKSLLPELAAQYLDIGVELRGCSEVCRILPDAVAASEEDWVTEYLGPVLSIRVVADMDEAIAHINRYGSHHTDAIVTEDYTRSRRFLREVDSSSVMVNASTRFADGFEYGLGAEIGISTDKIHARGPVGLQGLTSQKYVVFGDGHIRK; via the coding sequence GTGACAGAACAGGTAACTGAATACATGCATGGTCTTGGGCGCAAAGCCCGGGAAGCCAGTGCCGACATGGCAAAGGCTGAAACCAGTGATAAGAACAAGGCATTGCTGGCCATTGCTGATGAACTGAAGGCCGCGCGGGAAGCGTTGCGAAAAGCCAATGCCATTGATCTTGAAAATGGTCGTAACCGTGGGTTAGACAGTGCTTTGCTGGATCGTCTGGAGCTGACCGATGCCCGCATTGATACCATGGTAGAGAATCTGGAACAGGTAGCTGCCCTGCCTGACCCGGTGGGTACCATCGACGACATGAAATACGTTCCCAGTGGCATTCAGATAGGGCAGATGCGAGTGCCGCTGGGTGTGATTGGCATCATCTACGAGTCCCGCCCCAATGTTACGATTGAAGCCGCCAGCTTATGCCTGAAATCCGGTAATGCCGTTATTCTCCGTGGTGGCAGTGAGTCGATTGCTTCCAACCAGTCGATTGCTGCCTGTGTTCAGAAAGGGCTGGTAAAAGCGGGACTGCCGGAAGCGGCTGTTCAGGTCGTGGAAACCACTGATCGCGCCGCTGTTGGTACCCTGATTTCGATGCCAGAGTATGTGGACGTTATTGTTCCCCGTGGTGGCAAAGGGCTGATTGAGCGCATCAGTAAAGACGCCAGAGTACCTGTGATCAAACATCTGGATGGTATCTGCCACGTTTACATTGACGACAAAGCGGATGTTTCCAAAGCGGTGAATATCGCCATCAACGCTAAAACACACCGCTACGGTGTCTGCAATGCCATGGAAACTCTGCTGGTGAATCAGGCTGTTGCCAAGAGCCTGTTGCCGGAGCTGGCAGCGCAGTACCTTGACATTGGTGTGGAACTTCGAGGCTGTTCTGAGGTCTGTCGTATATTGCCTGATGCTGTGGCTGCTTCAGAGGAAGACTGGGTGACGGAATACCTTGGCCCGGTGTTGTCGATCAGGGTAGTGGCGGATATGGATGAAGCCATTGCGCATATCAATCGATACGGTTCACACCATACCGATGCCATTGTGACCGAAGATTACACCCGTAGTCGCCGGTTCCTGCGAGAGGTCGACTCCAGCTCAGTCATGGTCAATGCCTCAACCCGCTTTGCGGACGGGTTTGAGTATGGTCTTGGGGCTGAAATCGGCATCTCGACCGACAAAATTCATGCCCGTGGCCCTGTCGGACTGCAAGGGCTGACTTCGCAAAAATACGTAGTGTTCGGGGACGGTCATATCCGGAAATAA
- the rsfS gene encoding ribosome silencing factor encodes MQSDQLKQLVIEAIEEMKGNDLTCLDVSEMTDVTDYMIIACGTSNRHVKSVADNVVQKCKDNGVRPLGMEGEDKAEWVLVDLGDVVAHIMLPATRAFYDLERLWETGRVEQTAEAAEA; translated from the coding sequence ATGCAATCTGATCAATTAAAGCAGCTGGTTATCGAAGCCATTGAGGAAATGAAAGGCAATGATCTGACATGTCTGGATGTATCCGAAATGACAGACGTAACTGACTACATGATTATCGCCTGTGGTACGTCTAACCGTCACGTAAAGTCTGTGGCCGACAATGTTGTGCAAAAGTGCAAGGACAACGGTGTTCGCCCTCTGGGGATGGAAGGTGAAGACAAGGCAGAATGGGTTCTGGTTGACCTGGGTGATGTGGTAGCTCACATCATGCTGCCTGCTACCCGGGCGTTCTACGATCTGGAGCGTCTGTGGGAAACCGGTCGTGTCGAGCAGACAGCGGAAGCTGCTGAAGCCTGA
- the rlmH gene encoding 23S rRNA (pseudouridine(1915)-N(3))-methyltransferase RlmH, translating to MRIRLITVGSKMPGWVEEGYTEYSRRLGADLKLELVEIPLNRRSKGADVNRLQEKEANQMLAAVGQGDLVVTMEIKGKAWSTEQLADKMGDWMHSGRNVSLLVGGPEGLHPSCMAQADLRWSLSPLTLPHPLVRVVVAEQVYRAWSILKNHPYHK from the coding sequence ATGCGTATCAGGCTGATCACGGTTGGGTCAAAAATGCCGGGCTGGGTGGAAGAAGGCTATACCGAATATAGCCGTCGCCTGGGGGCAGACCTGAAGCTGGAACTGGTTGAGATTCCTCTCAACCGCCGCAGCAAAGGTGCAGACGTTAACCGTCTGCAGGAAAAAGAAGCCAACCAGATGCTGGCTGCCGTCGGGCAGGGTGATCTGGTGGTGACCATGGAGATTAAAGGTAAAGCCTGGAGTACGGAGCAGCTCGCCGACAAAATGGGCGACTGGATGCACTCTGGTCGCAATGTCAGTTTGCTGGTAGGTGGTCCTGAAGGGCTGCATCCCAGCTGTATGGCACAGGCAGATCTGCGCTGGTCTTTATCGCCATTGACGTTGCCTCACCCACTGGTTCGTGTGGTAGTGGCTGAACAGGTGTATCGAGCCTGGAGTATTTTAAAAAATCATCCTTATCATAAATAG
- the mrdA gene encoding penicillin-binding protein 2, whose product MPANTLKDHKAEQRIVGTRVWLALFFMIVLVFVLIARLFYLQVLRYDEMSTQSEENRVLLQTIPPVRGLIYDTHGKLLAMNRSSRSLTIVRELAGDLDQLIEDISTLVPVTDNERRRFDQRVRRRRPFEPIPLKFNLNDEQIATIAVNQFRLPGVEIDADLVRYYPENSIFSHSVGYVGRINDRELRTLDPALYSGTYVTGKIGLEKYYESVLLGKPGYQEVETNARGRVLRVLNQVPSEPGKDLELYLDTELQKVAIEALEGRRGAIVAMDPKTGGVLAMVSNPSFDPNLFVTGIDYETFDGLNKNIERPLYNRATLGEYPPASTIKPVVGLALLANDVVDKDTRIFDQGWFQLPGSDHRFRNWNRRGDGWVNLHQSIVRSNDTFFYKQAGELGIDRMHDFLSQFGLGRRTGIDIGEERPGLLPSREWKRGVYGQPWYPGETVIAIIGQGYNLATPLQLAEFTTILANRGRHVQPRLVKEEMPDIQSPDWGHDVDVSDEDWDLIIDSMEDVIKSPRGTAHWRIGRDLKYRIAGKTGTAQVVSIPQGEEYDAEQLKEYQRDHSLFVAFAPVEDPQIAISVIVENNSGAANVAKSVMDHYLLPRLNPSLTHGLSVDEALKAKVTN is encoded by the coding sequence ATGCCAGCGAATACCTTAAAGGATCATAAAGCAGAGCAACGGATTGTCGGCACCCGAGTCTGGCTGGCGTTGTTCTTTATGATTGTTTTGGTGTTTGTGCTGATCGCCCGGTTATTTTATCTTCAGGTACTGCGTTACGATGAAATGTCGACGCAGTCTGAAGAAAACCGGGTTCTGCTACAAACCATCCCCCCGGTTCGTGGCCTGATTTACGACACCCATGGCAAGCTGCTGGCGATGAATCGCTCCAGCCGCAGTTTGACCATTGTTCGTGAACTGGCAGGCGATCTTGATCAACTGATCGAAGACATATCAACACTGGTACCGGTTACTGACAATGAACGACGCCGTTTTGACCAGCGAGTAAGACGTCGCCGCCCCTTTGAACCCATTCCCCTGAAATTCAACCTGAACGATGAACAGATCGCCACGATTGCTGTTAACCAGTTCCGGTTGCCCGGTGTCGAGATTGATGCTGATCTGGTTCGTTATTATCCGGAAAACAGTATTTTTTCCCACTCAGTAGGCTACGTTGGACGTATAAATGACCGGGAACTGAGAACCCTTGATCCAGCCCTCTACAGCGGTACTTATGTGACCGGCAAAATTGGTCTGGAGAAGTACTACGAATCAGTCCTGCTGGGGAAGCCCGGCTATCAGGAAGTAGAAACCAATGCCCGAGGCCGGGTACTCAGGGTATTGAACCAGGTTCCATCGGAGCCGGGTAAAGACCTTGAACTGTATCTGGATACGGAGTTGCAGAAAGTTGCGATTGAAGCGCTGGAAGGGCGACGTGGCGCTATTGTTGCCATGGACCCCAAGACTGGTGGCGTACTGGCCATGGTCAGTAACCCTTCGTTTGACCCCAATCTGTTTGTCACAGGCATTGATTATGAAACCTTCGACGGACTGAACAAAAACATTGAACGACCGTTGTATAACCGGGCGACGCTGGGGGAGTATCCACCGGCATCCACCATCAAACCTGTTGTAGGTCTTGCCCTGCTGGCCAATGACGTGGTGGACAAAGATACCCGCATATTCGATCAGGGCTGGTTTCAGCTGCCGGGCAGTGACCACCGTTTCCGTAACTGGAACCGTCGTGGTGACGGTTGGGTGAATCTGCATCAGTCGATTGTCCGTTCTAACGATACCTTTTTCTACAAACAGGCGGGTGAACTCGGTATTGATCGGATGCATGACTTTCTCAGCCAGTTTGGCCTTGGGCGACGCACCGGCATTGATATTGGTGAAGAGCGTCCCGGACTGTTACCGTCCCGGGAATGGAAGCGCGGTGTTTATGGACAGCCCTGGTATCCGGGCGAAACCGTCATCGCCATTATTGGTCAGGGCTACAACCTGGCGACCCCCTTGCAGCTGGCAGAGTTCACCACGATTCTGGCGAACCGGGGTCGGCATGTTCAGCCCCGGCTGGTTAAGGAAGAGATGCCCGATATTCAAAGCCCTGACTGGGGCCATGATGTGGATGTCAGTGATGAGGACTGGGATTTAATTATTGACTCTATGGAAGATGTCATTAAAAGCCCGAGGGGAACCGCTCACTGGCGCATTGGTCGTGACCTCAAGTACCGCATCGCTGGTAAGACGGGTACGGCGCAGGTCGTGAGTATCCCTCAGGGAGAGGAATACGATGCTGAACAGCTGAAAGAGTATCAGCGGGATCACAGCCTGTTTGTAGCTTTTGCACCGGTTGAAGACCCTCAGATCGCTATTTCCGTCATTGTGGAAAACAACAGTGGTGCCGCAAACGTAGCGAAGAGTGTTATGGATCATTACCTGTTACCCAGACTGAATCCATCCCTGACCCATGGGCTGTCAGTGGACGAGGCCCTGAAAGCAAAGGTGACAAACTGA
- the rodA gene encoding rod shape-determining protein RodA, with amino-acid sequence MAEQDFVRQLNDDHGFAQTRDWSEKLHIDFLLVGLLMILCCAGLLILYSASGKDMDVVIRQALYMLVGFVGMVVIAQFSPRMLMRFAPWMYAGGVVLLLAVLLIGIQSKGAQRWIQLPFIRFQPSEIIKLIMPIVVATYLSNRPLPPSIKDIVISLIIIGVPVGLIAKQPDLGTSLLIGSSGAFVLLLAGLRKRLIFSAIMLAIPAVFVFWQFLMRDYQKQRVLTFLNPESDPWGAGWNIIQSKIAIGSGGLYGKGWLQGTQSHLDFLPESHTDFIIAVLAEEMGLVGCLMLLVIYALIIGRGLFITLKSQTLFGRLLAGSITLTFFVYIFVNIGMVSGLLPVVGVPLPLVSRGGTSLATLMAGFGILMSVHTHKTFHHRMR; translated from the coding sequence ATGGCTGAACAGGATTTTGTACGACAGCTGAATGACGACCATGGGTTTGCCCAGACCCGGGACTGGTCAGAGAAATTACATATTGATTTTCTTCTGGTCGGACTGCTGATGATTCTTTGCTGTGCCGGGCTGTTGATTCTCTACAGTGCCAGCGGCAAGGATATGGATGTAGTGATCCGGCAGGCTCTCTATATGCTGGTTGGCTTTGTGGGGATGGTAGTGATTGCTCAGTTTTCTCCGAGAATGCTGATGCGCTTTGCGCCCTGGATGTACGCTGGTGGTGTTGTACTTCTGCTTGCGGTGTTGTTGATAGGTATCCAGTCAAAAGGAGCGCAGCGATGGATTCAGTTGCCATTTATCCGGTTCCAGCCGTCTGAAATCATCAAGCTGATTATGCCGATCGTGGTGGCTACCTATTTGTCCAACCGACCTTTGCCGCCTTCCATCAAGGATATTGTTATCAGCCTGATTATCATAGGTGTCCCGGTTGGTCTGATTGCCAAACAGCCTGACTTGGGAACCTCGCTACTGATCGGGTCGTCGGGGGCTTTTGTATTGCTACTGGCGGGGTTGCGCAAGCGACTGATATTTTCCGCCATTATGCTGGCGATTCCTGCCGTGTTTGTGTTCTGGCAGTTCCTGATGCGGGATTACCAGAAACAGCGGGTACTGACCTTTCTGAATCCGGAAAGTGATCCCTGGGGCGCTGGCTGGAATATTATCCAGTCTAAAATCGCCATTGGCTCCGGTGGTCTCTATGGTAAGGGCTGGTTGCAGGGAACCCAGTCGCACTTGGACTTTCTGCCAGAAAGTCACACTGACTTTATTATTGCGGTACTGGCTGAAGAGATGGGCCTGGTTGGATGCCTGATGCTGCTGGTGATCTACGCGCTGATCATCGGGCGGGGGCTGTTTATTACCCTAAAGTCTCAAACGCTGTTTGGCCGGTTGCTGGCGGGTAGTATTACATTGACGTTTTTTGTTTATATCTTTGTCAATATCGGAATGGTCAGTGGGCTGCTGCCTGTGGTGGGTGTGCCTTTGCCTCTGGTTAGTCGTGGTGGTACATCTCTGGCAACACTGATGGCGGGCTTTGGCATATTAATGTCGGTGCATACCCATAAAACCTTCCATCATCGAATGCGCTGA
- the mltB gene encoding lytic murein transglycosylase B, producing the protein MAIFSKNNILALTAGCLISTVMMAAPVPEGEQKASGEQSSSKQTASSEQKASYASTRPEVEAFIKDLVKNEQFSRNEVEAVLGKAQRSDRVLELISRPAEKRLEWKDYRKIFMTDQRVNEGIDFWLAHAETLAAAEKEYGVPASIIVAIIGVETYYGRLTGGFKVLDALSTLSFDYPPRRTFFTQQLKEFLILVREQKLDPHELTGSYAGAMGIPQFMPSSYRAYAVDFTGDGQSNIWKQKEDAIGSVANYLKENGWRAGKPIASKARVQGTKYEQAIGKTVRPAKTLKQLETAGWKPVNVLPSATKAAAMSFEGENGTEYWLGMENFRVITTYNRSKLYAMAVHQLAKEVNTGYKTAVQKKKTDATVANKS; encoded by the coding sequence ATGGCCATTTTTTCCAAAAACAATATACTGGCACTGACCGCGGGCTGTCTGATCTCAACGGTGATGATGGCTGCTCCTGTGCCTGAAGGCGAGCAAAAGGCTTCCGGCGAGCAGAGTTCCAGCAAACAGACAGCTTCCAGTGAACAGAAAGCCTCTTATGCTTCAACCAGACCAGAGGTTGAAGCCTTTATTAAGGATCTGGTCAAGAACGAACAGTTTTCCAGAAACGAAGTGGAAGCCGTACTGGGTAAGGCTCAGAGGTCTGACCGGGTGCTTGAGCTGATCAGTCGTCCGGCTGAGAAAAGGCTGGAATGGAAAGATTACCGCAAGATATTTATGACCGACCAGCGTGTGAATGAAGGCATCGACTTCTGGCTGGCTCATGCGGAAACACTGGCAGCGGCTGAAAAAGAGTACGGTGTTCCAGCATCGATAATTGTCGCGATTATTGGTGTAGAAACTTACTATGGTCGACTGACCGGTGGTTTTAAAGTACTGGATGCCCTGTCCACACTGAGCTTTGACTACCCACCACGCCGCACCTTTTTTACCCAGCAGTTGAAAGAGTTCCTGATTCTGGTTCGTGAGCAGAAGCTTGACCCCCATGAACTGACCGGCTCTTATGCGGGTGCCATGGGCATTCCACAGTTTATGCCATCGAGCTACAGAGCTTATGCTGTAGACTTCACCGGTGACGGGCAATCTAATATCTGGAAACAGAAAGAGGATGCCATTGGCAGTGTTGCCAATTACCTGAAAGAGAACGGCTGGAGAGCAGGTAAACCCATTGCCAGCAAAGCCAGGGTTCAGGGTACAAAATATGAGCAGGCCATTGGTAAAACTGTGAGACCGGCTAAAACCCTGAAACAGTTGGAGACCGCCGGGTGGAAGCCTGTGAACGTGCTGCCATCGGCGACCAAAGCGGCTGCCATGTCGTTCGAAGGTGAAAATGGGACTGAATATTGGCTGGGAATGGAGAATTTCCGGGTAATAACCACGTATAATCGCAGCAAGCTTTATGCGATGGCGGTTCACCAGTTGGCAAAAGAAGTCAATACTGGCTATAAGACTGCCGTACAAAAGAAAAAAACAGACGCCACAGTGGCGAATAAGTCCTGA
- a CDS encoding septal ring lytic transglycosylase RlpA family protein → MHSTTTFRQVGFAGLITLFISGCAGVPREDGAPANPRDVSDIPDAIPVVHQGAIKNSPYMHEGVVYEPMISANEYSEEGIASWYGTKFHGKQTANGEVYDLYGMTAAHKTLPLPSYVKVTNKTNNRSVVLRVNDRGPFVGDRIIDLSFAAAKKLGFADEGITEVLVEGIDVGAFAAADIEGEHQEVFLQMAAFSNYHNAQIMRRQLSASTDTPVKIVKNDSEDEPLYRVRIGPVQTPDHMEILLDTLEAAQFAPPYLVYETVAQ, encoded by the coding sequence ATGCATTCCACAACAACATTTAGACAGGTCGGCTTTGCCGGCCTGATCACTTTATTCATTTCAGGCTGTGCCGGGGTTCCCCGGGAAGATGGAGCGCCTGCTAATCCGAGGGATGTCAGTGATATTCCCGATGCGATTCCGGTAGTTCATCAGGGAGCCATTAAAAATTCCCCTTACATGCATGAGGGTGTTGTCTATGAGCCGATGATATCAGCCAATGAATACTCGGAAGAGGGCATTGCCTCCTGGTATGGCACCAAGTTTCATGGCAAGCAGACGGCGAATGGAGAAGTCTACGACCTGTATGGGATGACGGCTGCCCATAAGACCCTGCCATTGCCGTCTTACGTGAAAGTAACCAACAAGACAAATAACCGTTCTGTGGTTTTACGGGTGAATGACCGGGGGCCTTTTGTGGGCGACCGGATTATCGATCTCTCTTTTGCTGCAGCGAAAAAGCTGGGCTTTGCGGATGAAGGCATTACGGAGGTTCTGGTTGAAGGCATTGATGTTGGTGCTTTCGCAGCCGCTGACATTGAAGGTGAGCATCAGGAAGTGTTTTTGCAGATGGCTGCCTTTAGCAATTACCATAATGCCCAGATAATGCGACGACAGCTGTCAGCGTCGACCGACACTCCGGTCAAGATTGTTAAAAACGACAGTGAAGATGAACCTCTTTACAGGGTGAGGATTGGTCCGGTTCAAACCCCGGATCATATGGAAATTCTGCTGGATACACTTGAGGCTGCGCAGTTTGCCCCACCGTATCTGGTTTACGAAACCGTTGCGCAATAA
- a CDS encoding D-alanyl-D-alanine carboxypeptidase family protein, with translation MSKRKHPVRRLAGLATMMFCLGSGIAQVQAAALIPAAPKLGSESYILMDADSGEILAAEKIDEPMHPASLTKMMTSYIGEAEVAAGNIGRQDKVLVSEKAWRMGGSTMFIEVGDRVPVEELLKGIIIVSGNDASVALAEHIAGSEEGFAQMMNGTARKLGMVNTHFQNSSGWPADDHYSTARDMAILSKHIVQDYPEDYHLYAQKYYQYGVNKRTGEPLRRQANRNRLLWTNPSVDGLKTGHIDATGYHLAATALRDGRRMIAVIMGSNSEKQRAEEAQKLLTYGFRFFENVDIKRGGQPLESVRIWKGADDDVNVMIEKDLVVTVPRGTGKDLSAVMKLDSAIEAPIERGQQLGSLKVMRGEEVVKEVPLLAQRSVERGGIFKRIWDSIVMFFSNLF, from the coding sequence ATGAGCAAAAGAAAACACCCTGTCCGGCGTTTGGCTGGGTTAGCCACTATGATGTTTTGTCTGGGTTCCGGTATTGCCCAGGTTCAGGCTGCTGCATTGATTCCGGCGGCCCCGAAACTGGGCTCAGAAAGTTACATCCTGATGGATGCTGACAGCGGTGAAATCCTGGCTGCCGAGAAAATCGACGAGCCAATGCACCCGGCCAGCCTGACCAAGATGATGACTTCATATATTGGTGAGGCCGAAGTGGCTGCGGGCAATATTGGACGTCAGGATAAAGTGCTGGTGAGCGAAAAAGCCTGGCGTATGGGTGGTTCAACCATGTTTATCGAAGTCGGTGACAGGGTGCCGGTCGAAGAGCTGCTGAAAGGCATCATTATTGTTTCCGGTAATGATGCCAGTGTGGCACTGGCTGAACACATTGCCGGCAGCGAAGAAGGCTTTGCCCAGATGATGAATGGCACGGCCCGGAAGCTTGGAATGGTGAACACGCATTTCCAGAACTCTTCCGGCTGGCCTGCGGATGACCATTATTCAACAGCCCGTGATATGGCGATTCTGTCCAAGCATATTGTTCAGGATTACCCGGAAGACTATCATCTGTATGCTCAGAAATACTATCAGTATGGTGTGAACAAGCGTACTGGCGAACCTCTGCGTCGTCAGGCGAACCGTAACCGCCTGCTGTGGACCAACCCGAGCGTGGACGGCCTGAAAACCGGCCATATTGATGCAACCGGTTACCATCTGGCAGCCACTGCGCTTCGCGACGGGCGGCGTATGATTGCCGTCATTATGGGTTCGAACAGCGAGAAACAGCGTGCGGAAGAAGCCCAGAAACTACTGACCTACGGTTTCCGCTTTTTCGAAAACGTGGACATCAAGCGTGGTGGCCAGCCGCTGGAGTCAGTGCGTATCTGGAAAGGCGCTGACGATGACGTTAACGTCATGATCGAGAAAGACCTGGTTGTGACGGTACCTCGTGGCACTGGCAAAGACCTGAGCGCAGTGATGAAACTGGATTCTGCTATCGAAGCCCCGATCGAACGTGGTCAGCAGCTGGGTAGCCTTAAGGTGATGCGTGGTGAAGAAGTCGTGAAAGAAGTACCACTGCTGGCGCAGCGTTCTGTAGAGCGTGGTGGCATCTTTAAGCGTATCTGGGACAGCATCGTAATGTTTTTTAGCAACCTGTTTTAA
- a CDS encoding YbeD family protein, with protein sequence MAEQQPQPPKIEFPCDYEIRIMGNAAPDFKDVCVEIVKKHATDYDGNCRVKPSRAGNFESVMVKIVATGEDQLRAIFEDLKATGRVKMVL encoded by the coding sequence ATGGCTGAACAGCAACCCCAACCCCCTAAAATCGAATTCCCCTGTGACTATGAAATCCGCATTATGGGTAATGCCGCTCCGGATTTTAAAGATGTCTGTGTTGAAATTGTCAAAAAGCACGCCACTGACTACGACGGTAACTGCCGCGTTAAACCAAGCCGTGCCGGTAACTTTGAGTCTGTGATGGTAAAAATTGTCGCTACTGGCGAAGACCAGCTGCGTGCCATTTTTGAAGACCTGAAAGCAACCGGCCGGGTCAAAATGGTACTTTGA
- the lipB gene encoding lipoyl(octanoyl) transferase LipB, giving the protein MPVTEGEADIMDVDAVGQALPLNVRMLGRQAYEPVWQAMKTFTETRDETTVDELWFVEHDPVFTQGQAGKAEHVLNPGTIPVVQVDRGGQVTYHGPGQLVVYLLLDVKRSQKGPRAIVSGIEQAIINVLQTYGVESCARPEAPGVYIRNAKIAALGLRFRKQRSYHGLSFNLDMDLEPFSRINPCGYEGLEVTQLIDYVEYFDKQDVAGKLLLSLMEELGYCRIEKTDQGLP; this is encoded by the coding sequence ATGCCGGTGACTGAGGGGGAAGCCGACATTATGGATGTGGACGCAGTGGGTCAGGCGTTGCCACTGAATGTCAGAATGCTTGGCAGGCAGGCTTACGAGCCTGTCTGGCAGGCCATGAAAACATTTACTGAAACCCGGGATGAAACCACCGTTGATGAACTCTGGTTTGTGGAGCATGACCCGGTGTTTACCCAGGGGCAGGCCGGTAAAGCAGAGCATGTTCTGAATCCGGGAACCATTCCGGTGGTTCAGGTTGACCGGGGAGGGCAGGTGACTTACCACGGGCCGGGTCAGCTGGTAGTCTATCTTTTACTGGACGTTAAACGTTCACAGAAAGGTCCGAGAGCTATTGTTTCAGGGATAGAACAGGCGATTATCAACGTTCTTCAGACCTATGGGGTTGAGTCCTGCGCCCGGCCGGAAGCTCCGGGGGTGTATATCCGGAACGCTAAAATAGCGGCTCTGGGACTTCGATTCCGTAAACAGCGATCTTACCATGGATTAAGTTTTAACCTTGATATGGACCTTGAACCTTTCAGCCGGATAAACCCCTGTGGTTACGAAGGACTGGAAGTGACTCAACTGATTGATTATGTTGAGTATTTTGACAAGCAGGATGTTGCCGGCAAGCTATTGCTCAGTCTTATGGAAGAACTGGGTTACTGTCGTATAGAAAAAACAGATCAGGGGTTACCCTGA
- the lipA gene encoding lipoyl synthase has product MSGHTTSTDSGLIPTVQVEPAVKVESGAKFINDHGITAIKNGIKASHHDPAPVMRKPEWLRIRAQYGTEYKKVKSTVHKHKLSTVCEEAMCPNINECWSSGTATIMLMGDVCTRACKFCAVNTGNPKGWLDKEEPEHTANSVKLMNLKYLVLTSVNRDDLEDGGAGHYADVVRRVKAENPETDVEVLTPDFMGVMTDVEKVMDSGISVFAQNVETVKRLTHPVRDPRASYEQTLAVLEHAKQYRPDILTKTSLMLGLGETDEEIGETMDDLRAIGVDIITFGQYLQPTRNHLPIERYVTPEQFEQYRQWGLEKGFLEVVSGALVRSSYRAEQVLQKNNVGL; this is encoded by the coding sequence ATGTCGGGTCATACAACATCAACAGACAGCGGGCTGATTCCTACAGTACAGGTTGAACCAGCAGTCAAAGTAGAAAGTGGTGCCAAGTTTATTAACGATCACGGTATCACTGCCATTAAAAACGGCATCAAAGCCAGTCATCACGACCCTGCGCCGGTGATGCGCAAACCGGAATGGTTACGCATCAGGGCGCAATACGGCACTGAATATAAGAAAGTAAAAAGCACCGTTCACAAGCACAAGCTCAGCACCGTGTGTGAAGAAGCCATGTGTCCGAACATTAATGAATGCTGGAGTTCTGGTACGGCGACCATCATGCTGATGGGCGATGTCTGCACCCGGGCCTGCAAATTCTGTGCAGTGAATACGGGCAACCCTAAAGGCTGGCTGGATAAAGAAGAGCCGGAACATACGGCCAACAGCGTTAAGCTGATGAACCTGAAATATCTGGTATTGACCTCGGTTAACCGGGATGATCTGGAAGATGGGGGCGCAGGCCATTACGCTGATGTGGTGCGCAGGGTCAAAGCTGAAAACCCTGAAACCGATGTAGAAGTTCTCACACCGGATTTTATGGGGGTGATGACGGACGTTGAGAAAGTGATGGACAGTGGTATCTCAGTCTTTGCCCAGAACGTTGAAACCGTTAAACGCCTTACCCATCCGGTTCGTGACCCACGGGCCAGCTACGAGCAGACGCTTGCAGTGCTTGAACACGCCAAGCAATATCGTCCCGATATTCTTACCAAAACCAGCCTGATGCTGGGGCTGGGCGAAACAGATGAGGAAATTGGCGAAACCATGGATGACCTGCGGGCGATTGGCGTGGATATCATTACCTTCGGTCAGTACCTGCAACCAACCAGAAACCATTTGCCGATTGAACGCTATGTCACACCGGAACAGTTTGAACAGTACCGTCAGTGGGGGCTCGAAAAAGGCTTTCTGGAGGTCGTTTCGGGTGCGCTGGTACGATCAAGCTATCGTGCTGAGCAGGTGTTGCAGAAGAACAACGTGGGTTTGTGA